A single Rhopalosiphum padi isolate XX-2018 chromosome 4, ASM2088224v1, whole genome shotgun sequence DNA region contains:
- the LOC132929574 gene encoding maltase 2-like, with product MLKIIIFVSLFVANTLVSSEYIFKGFDDKFKPDWWQSNIIYQIYVRSFKDSNGDGIGDFNGITEKVDYFKSINVGAVWLSPIFQSPQDDFGYDVSNFKMVDSLFGTMADFDRMRDAFHERDIKVILDFVPNHTSDEHPWFVKSVQRKEPYTNYYVWKDPIISENGTRSPPNNWLGVFNTGSAWEWNEVRQQYYFHAFQVKQPDLNYRCPMVVEEIKNIILFWLGRGVDGFRFDAVNYLYEREDLADEGKSYKIGILDTDYDALVHNHTLDQPETYEMVRVWRELLDDYSTSENKTNFFMVECYSPLNKTMMYYGNETSPGAHFPFNFLFINSFDQQSDAYEVNNMIKSWMLNMPKNKWANWVIGNHDNSRVASRTNPLLVDGLHMLQTLLPGTPITYYADELGVQDTYVRWNQTVDPAGRNVGVLRYTKFSRDPARSPFPWDNSENAGFTNGTKTWLPVNPEYWHENLVQLSKFKSHLRTYRQLSRLRQIPTILKGDLHVYVLSQWVFGFSRSFYDHPTFFIIINFGSEIEKVNIKAARETLPETLKVKISSINSGYVTGNVVSSRYVILRPKAALVLSTAKPNEDDIVSFSEDN from the exons atgttgaaaattattatttttgtttcgttATTTGTCGCCAATACATTAGTGTCCTCTGAGTACATATTCAAAGGATTCGATGATAAATTCAAACCAGATTGGTGGCAATCAAATATCATCTACCAGATTTACGTTCGTTCTTTTAAAGACAGTAATGGTGATGGAATTGGAGATTTCAATG gtatcACGGAAAAAGtggattattttaaaagtataaatgttgGAGCAGTTTGGTTATCTCCAATATTTCAATCTCCTCAAGACGATTTTGGGTATGACGTCTCGAACTTTAAGATGGTTGACTCATTATTCGGTACTATGGCGGACTTTGACCGTATGAGAGATGCATTCCACGAACGTG atataaaagtaatattggaCTTTGTGCCGAACCACACGAGTGACGAACATCCGTGGTTCGTAAAATCTGTACAGCGAAAAGAACCTTATACAAATTACTACGTGTGGAAAGACCCAATTATCAGTGAAAATGGTACCCGATCACCTCCGAATAACTGG TTGGGCGTTTTCAATACCGGATCTGCGTGGGAGTGGAACGAAGTACGTCAACAATACTATTTTCATGCATTCCAAGTAAAACAACCAGATTTGAACTATAGATGTCCAATGGTCGTAGAAGAAATCAAG aacatcatattattttggcTGGGACGTGGTGTAGATGGATTCAGATTCGACGCTGTCAATTATCTATACGAAAGGGAAGATTTAGCCGATGAaggaaaatcgtataaaattggCATATTAGACACCGATTACGACGCGCTGGTGCACAATCATACACTAGATCAACCAGAAACTTATGAAATGGTACGCGTTTGGAGAGAATTGTTAGACGATTATTCAACATCCGAAAATAAAACCAA CTTCTTTATGGTAGAATGTTACTCACCATTGAACAAAACTATGATGTATTACGGCAACGAAACATCTCCCGGAGCTCATTTCCCATTCAACTTTCTGTTCATCAATTCGTTTGATCAGCAATCCGATGCCTACGAAGTCAACAATATGATTAAATCCTGGATGCTGAATATGCCTAAAAATAAGTGGGCCAACTGGGTG ATCGGCAATCACGACAATTCGCGGGTAGCGTCTAGGACCAACCCGTTGTTAGTAGACGGCCTCCACATGTTGCAAACCCTATTGCCTGGAACTCCAATCACGTACTACGCCGACGAGCTGGGTGTACAAGACACGTATGTTCGATGGAACCAGACCGTGGACCCGGCCGGACGTAACGTCGGTGTACTGCGGTACACGAAATTCAGTCGGGATCCCGCTAGAAGCCCGTTTCCCTGGGACAACTCTGAAAACGCAG GTTTCACCAACGGAACGAAAACGTGGCTTCCAGTCAACCCGGAATATTGGCACGAAAACTTGGTTCAGTTGTCCAAGTTTAAGAGTCATCTTAGGACGTACAGGCAGTTGTCGCGCTTGAGACAAATACCCACAATCCTCAAAGGAGACTTGCACGTATACGTACTGTCTCAATGGGTGTTCGGTTTTTCGAG gaGTTTTTATGATCATCCAACTTTCTTCATCATCATTAACTTCGGTAGTGAAATtgaaaaagttaatataaaagcAGCTAGAGAAACTTTACCAGAAACATTAAAAGTCAAAATTTCCAGTATAAACTCAGGTTATGTAACTGG caaTGTGGTAAGTTCGAGATACGTCATTTTGAGACCGAAAGCAGCCCTTGTTCTCTCAACAGCAAAACCAAATGAAGATGACATCGTTTCGTTTTCTGAagacaattaa